A single window of Uloborus diversus isolate 005 chromosome 5, Udiv.v.3.1, whole genome shotgun sequence DNA harbors:
- the LOC129222699 gene encoding Golgi-associated plant pathogenesis-related protein 1-like, with product MMLMDCLFQKLKGLRGPKPESPKYRRQRTARDRSSQASTSDTSSYYSASSNFINKVILGKHIYIRSTCEEQPDYAESQFVADCLHWHNLFRDKHGVPHLKINNQLCSMAQFWANHLAHTNTFSYRNLRDIGESLFSKWSYIPDFDITAQQVTKYWYDEIKTYNFFLDPSLLHVNAGHFTQMVWRSSTDFGVGKARSRCGKVIVVANYKPAGNVIGEFQDNVFQPINDMDILTGEVG from the exons GATGGACTGTCTGTTCCAGAAGCTCAAGGGACTGCGCGGCCCCAAACCCGAGTCCCCGAAGTACCGAAGACAGAGGACGGCTCGAGACAGGTCATCCCAAGCCTCCACCTCCGACACCAGCTCATATTACTCCGCCTCCTCCAACTTCATAAACAAA GTGATCCTCGGAAAGCACATCTACATCCGCAGCACATGCGAGGAACAACCCGATTACGCAGAGTCGCAATTTGTCGCAGACTGCCTCCACTGGCACAACCTGTTCAGGGACAAGCATGGAGTACCGCACCTCAAGATTAACAACCAG CTCTGCAGTATGGCCCAATTTTGGGCTAACCACCTTGCTCACACCAATACATTCAGCTACAGAAATTTGAGAGATATTGGAGAAAGTCTTTTTTCTAAGTGGTCATACATTCCTGATTTTGACATAACAG CTCAACAAGTCACCAAGTACTGGTACGACGAAATCAAAACGTACAATTTTTTCCTCGATCCCAGTTTATTGCATGTTAACGCAG GTCATTTTACGCAGATGGTTTGGCGAAGCAGCACGGATTTCGGCGTGGGAAAAGCGCGATCTCGATGCGGAAAAGTAATTGTCGTCGCCAATTATAAACCTGCTGGCAACGTTATCGGCGAGTTTCAAGACAACGTGTTCCAGCCAATCAACGACATGGATATCCTCACCGGAGAAGTGGGATGA